The DNA segment GCTCGAGGAAATCGTCGTGTCGATGGAAAAAGGCGGACTGCGGCGGGTTGACGATGATGACTTGCTTGCGCTGCCCACATTGTATCGCACCGCCGCATCCAGCCTTTCGGTTGCGAGAGAGACGAGCCTTGATGCCGCGACGCTAAACTATCTTGAAAGTCTAGTTCAGCGAGCATGGTTCCAGGTGTATGGCCCCCGCAAAGGGTTCTTCAGCTGGTTTAGAGAATTTCTGTTTGGCGGGTGGAGTCGGGCCGTTCGCGAAATCTGGCTCGACATTTGTATTGCCCTGTTTGTGATGGTCGCGGGTGCGATCGTGGGTTGGTTGTTGGTGGTTCAGGACACCGATTGGTATTACCGGCTTGTGTCCATTCAGATGGCAGACACTCGTGTGCCCGGCGCCAGCAAAGATGCGTTGCTCGAAACGTTGGAAGTAACCGAGAACGCCGATGGTCTATCGACATTCGCAGCGTCCCTTTTCAGCAACAATGCAGGCGTGTGCATCTTGGCGTTTGCGCTCGGCTTTGCCTTTGGGGTGCCGTCTCTCATGCTGCTCGTGCACAATATGGCGATGCTGGGCGCGATGTTGTGGCTGTTTGCAGAAGCCGGTTTGATCACGGAATTTTCCGCGTGGTTGAGCGTGCACGGAACGACCGAGTTGTTTGGCATTTTGTTGGCCGGTGCGGCGGGATTGCACATTGGACGTTCGATGGCTTTTCCCGGGGATCGTTCCGTTTTGGAAGCGGCATCGGAAAGCGGCAGACGCAGCGCGGTCGTTATGGTGGGCGTGGTCATCATGATGGTGATCGCCGCCTTGCTAGAGGCATTCCCAAGGCAATTGGTCGAAGGCGCCCAGAGCCGGTTTATCATCGGCGGATCTTTCTTGGCGTTTTGGCTTGCCTATTTCTTCCTCTATTTCCCGCAAAGGCTTAAAGGCGGACCGGCGGAGCAAGACGCATGAGCGGAGCCGCCCCGTCCGATTTGGCATTCCGACGCGCACGGACATTGATCACTCCAGAGGGTATTCCCCTCCCAGTGACTGTGGCATCGCGCGGCTCACGGTTGGGCGCGTTGATCCTTGATATAATGATCCTGGCTGCGGGTCAGATCGCCATCCTGTTGTTCCTGCTCTTCGCATTTGGCGGTGTGTTGGAAGAAATGGAGGCGTCACCCGATGACCGTATTTCAGGCGCCGCAGAGTTCTTGGTCATCATCATCATCTTGTTCGTCTTTGTGGCCCGATACGGATATTTTTTGAGCCTTGAACTGGGACCGCGCGGGGCGACCTTGGGGAAACGCGCGCTGGGCATTCGGGTCGCCGCGCGCAAAGGCGGTCGGCTAACCCCAGAAGCCATTGTCGCGCGCAATTTGCTGCGCGATATTGAACTGTTCTTTCCATTGACTTTCATCATGGTCACCACGTTTTCCAGCATCGCCAACGTTGATGCGGGCGGGGCAACTTGGGCCGCGCTTCTATGGTTCATGATCTTCATGGCCTTCCCGTTTTTTAACAAAGACGCGTTGCGCGCGGGCGATGTGATTGCGGGGACATGGGTGGTTGAGGCACCGCGCACAAAACTGGCGGAGGCTCTGTCCACGCATGGCGCGGCGGTCGAAGGGTCCAGCGAAGTGACCGGGGCACAATACCAGTTCGGCGAAGATGAATTGGCCGTCTATGGTGAACATGAATTGCAGACGCTTGAGCGGATGCTGCGCGACGCACAGCCCGATGCGCTTGCCGCGGTTCACGATACGATTTGCCGCAAAATTGGTTGGGATCCGGGCGCTGGCGATGAACGCGCGTTTCTAGAGGCGTTCTACGCGCAATTGCGCGCCAAACTCGAAGGGGACATGCGGTTCGGCAAGCGCAAGGCCGACAAATTTTCATGACCTACAATCGGCGCTCAATCCTAAGCAGTGGGTTGATATCCCTGGTCGCCTTAGGTGGCACGCTGGGGTTGAGCGGCTGCATTCCACCCGATCAAAGCCCGGCAGGCCGTTTTGTTGCGATGCTGCGAATTATCGAAGCACAGATGGGCGGCGCCTTAGGGGTGGAATTGTTCGACACGCAAACGGGATTATCGATCGGATTGAACAGCGGAATGCGGTTTGGACACTGCTCCTCGTTTAAGCTCTCGCTCGCGGCTTTGGTGTTGGCTCGCAATGCTGCCGGTGCGGATGATGCGGATCGGATCGTGACATGGGAAGAAAGCGATCTGATGTTCGTTTCCCCCTTCACAACCGAGCGTTTGAACGAAGGGGCAAGTTTGCGCGAATTGGCGGAATTCACTCAGAAATATTCCGACAACGCCGCCGCCAACATCCTTCTTAGAGAAGTGGGCGGCCCAGCGGCGCTGACCGCTTTTTGGCGATCAATCGGTGATGGCACCAGCCGCCTCGATCGGATTGAGCCGCATCTCAACAATGTCCCATCTACCGAGATCCGCGACACGACAACTCCATCCGTTATGGCCCGCACCGTCGCAAAACTCATCTACGGCGATGTCCTGCCAGATGCAGAGAAAGCGACGCTGCGCCAATGGATGGTCGACACATCAACCGGCACCCGCCGTGTCCGCGCCGGATTGCCAGGCGATTGGCGCGCAGGCGATAAAACCGGCACATCGATTTGGCCGGGCATGGGCAGCCTATATGTCGACATTGGCTTTGTTGAAAACCCATCCCGCGGCCCAATAACATTCGCCACCTATCTACGCATGCCCAATGAAAGCGATGGTATCGATCCCGCAGCCGAAGCCGCCCTTGCCCAAGTGGGCGAAGTCTTGACCAAATTTGCCGAAGAACCGGGCATGTTTCCAATTTAGTGGCAATCTGCTACTTATCCTCAAAGGGGTCGATGGAGGCATTTGGGCGAGGGATATGGAACGTTTACTCAAGACCATTGCGGGCAGCTTGCCGCTCATATTCGCCTTTGCCTTTCTGGTGCCGGTGATTGATCAAGGGATGCAGGCCGCGCAGGTCTCCGCTCCATTCGGCCTAACGACTTTGACAACAGCGATTTTGATCGGCGGCGGTTGGGGCGTGTTCGCTCTTCTTAAAGGGAGGTGGGTGTGACTATCCAATCAACGATCCTTCCCGATGATCTTTCATCCCTTTCCGATGCGGAATTGCGCAAACTTGAAAATGCCGTTGCCCGAAAACATTCGGGCATGGTCCCATGGCTCGCGGTGATCTGGGCGTTTGGCAATCTGGCGGTTTGGCTATCGCTGTGGCCTTTGGTTTTTTCCGGCCTTTTGCCGCTTTGGGCGGCTTTTCCGATCGCGACCGTCAACATGGCCTTGGTTTATCTACCCACCCATGAGGCGCAGCATGACATCATTGGTCGGCCCGGCACGCGTCTAAGGTGGCTCAATGAAATGGTAGGTCACGCGACCAGTTGGATGATGTTAATGCCTTTCCAAGTGTTGAGGATCACCCATCTTGATCACCATCGGCACACCAATGATCCGGAAAAAGATGTCGACATCACCAGCATGGCACCCGGTCCATGGAGCGCAATATGGTACGCAATCCAAGGCCGCCAACCCCGAGCAAAACGGAACGAAGATTACAGCGCCGCTGTGATACGCGCCGGGCGCCCTGAATTGCTCCTATTGGCGTTGGCCTATCGGTTGGGCTTTATCGTCATCCTTGGCGCTCTTGCCTGGAATGGATATGCGCTGGAGGCGTTGTTCCTGTGGTGGTTGCCCTATCAGATCGCGATGACATACCTCGTGTTCTTCCTGTCATGGGCACCCCACCATCCCGGATCGCATCAAACGCGTTACACAAACACGCGCAGCTGGCGTTCCAAGGTTGGAAACATCGGATCCATGGGGATGCAGTTCCACATCGTGCATCACTTACACCCCTACATACCGCTGGACCGGACTCCGGCCGCGTATCACGAAATGCGCCCGATCTTAGAAGCGCGTGGGTGCAGGCTAGGCGAAAATTAAGCAGGCCTATTCGTCTGCAAAGATTGCAACCTCATTCACGCCATTGCTGGTCGCGCGCCCACGATACATGCCGCTTGTGTTGAAGCTATAAAGTGCGTGGCCTTCTGGTGTGACCAGGATGATCCCGCCGTCGCCGCCTAGCTCTTTGACCTCTGCCATGACGTCGTCAGCAACTTCTTGGAATATGTCGACACCCATCGCCAATTCGGAGGCATGGACGATGTAAGTGGGGCCGTTCTCATCGTGAGGGACACTCAATTGAGCCTCAAGAGCCTCAACGCGGATTTGATAGCGCAACCGCGTGCAAATCTCCTGCGCCACACCGACGCGGATAAAGTATTCGCCCCACCCGGTTGCCGACACCGCACAACTGCGATTGTCCGCATAGGTCCCCGCGCCAATCACAGGCGCATCGCCAATCCGGCCCCAGCGCTTGCCGGTCATGCCGCCGGTCGATGTGCCTGCTGCCATGTTGCCGTCTTGGTCCAGTGCCACTGCGCCGACAGTTCCAAATTTATGATCGACGTCCAACGCAGACAATTGCCGCTCACGCATCCGTTCCAACGATCGGCGGCGGGCTTCGGTCGCAAACCATTCGGGCGGCGTCACGTCGAAACCCTGCTCGCTGGCAAACTGCTCCGCTCCACCTCCCATAAGGAACACATGCGGGCTATTCGTGCGGACCCGATCGGCTAACAATATTGGATTGCGCACCGTCGTCACGCCGGTCACCGCCCCGGCGCTGCGGTCACGGCCATCCATGATTGAGGCGTCGAGTTCATTGCGCTCTTCCCATGTAAACACCGCGCCTCGCCCGGCATTGAACAACGGATTGTCCTCCATCGGTAAGATCGCCGCCTGAATTGCATCCATCGCGCTGCCCCCATCTGCGAGGATTGCTGCGCCTGCGTCCAACGCCTCTTGCAAAGCCGCTTCGTAAGCGGCGCGCCGCTCGGGTGTCATCCGGTCGCGATCAAGTGTTCCCGCCCCTCCGTGGATCGCAATTGACCAAGTCGGCTCTCCATTGTCAGCATTGACGCGCGCAGCAGAAAGACCACCAAGGGACAAGTCAGCCAATGTTAAGGCTGTTAGAACTATTGAAATTATGTTACGCATAATAGATAGAAAGCCTCTTTGGTTTTTTAACAACGAATGCTTTGGCGCAATAAAATGTAACTTACCAAGATACATTTGAGCCTTGAACACTGATAAACTTCATCTTTTCATTAGAACACAGGGGACAATATGCAAATCGGACGATACTCATTCGACGCCGACCTAGCCATGGCGCTGGGTCAAAAGGCGCTTTACGCCATTCTCATTCTCGCAGTCACATGGCTGCTCGCGAAGGCCGCGAAGTGGGCCTTTGCAAAAATTGTTGATCGGATTGGCTTTCTTAATCGCGACACCGGGACCGGCGAAAGCATCGGCACTTCGTTGGGCAAGATCGTATCGCTCTTGATCTGGTTGTTCGGCCTGCTGGCTATCTTGGATGTTCTGGAATTGGGCGGCGTTGCCGGACCGATCAACGAACTGCTTGATACAGTGATGGGCTACATCCCCAACCTCGTGGGTGCGGGATTGTTGTTGTTCATCGGGTTGATGATCGCTGGCATCGTTCGCGACATTGCGGTTACCGCCATGCGGACGGTCAATCTCGACAAATGGGCCAATCGTGGCGGCGTTGACGAAGTGACCGGCAACACCACCATCACCACGACATTGGGCACTATCATCTACGCCTTGATCGCCATTCCTGTCGCCATCGGCGCGTTGGGCGTGTTGAACATCGCGGCGATTTCGGTCCCTGCAACCGATATGCTTTCGCTTGTCATGGCCGCCATTCCAAACATTATTGCCGCCGGCATTTTGTTGGGCATCGGTTATTTGATCAGCCGCTTTGTAGTCAGCATCCTTAGCGAAGTTCTCAGTGGATTGGGCATCGATGGCCCGGTTTCTGCGTTGGGCTTGCTTCCTGCAGAGACAAAGGCTTCTGCCGCTCTT comes from the Erythrobacter sp. Alg231-14 genome and includes:
- a CDS encoding mechanosensitive ion channel is translated as MQIGRYSFDADLAMALGQKALYAILILAVTWLLAKAAKWAFAKIVDRIGFLNRDTGTGESIGTSLGKIVSLLIWLFGLLAILDVLELGGVAGPINELLDTVMGYIPNLVGAGLLLFIGLMIAGIVRDIAVTAMRTVNLDKWANRGGVDEVTGNTTITTTLGTIIYALIAIPVAIGALGVLNIAAISVPATDMLSLVMAAIPNIIAAGILLGIGYLISRFVVSILSEVLSGLGIDGPVSALGLLPAETKASAALARIAQIGIILFFAIAATKMLGFPELTAILDEVLELGSSVLFGAVVIGVGFMIANLIAKFLGGPDGKSMAGTLVRYAAILLFTFMGLQFMGVGEDIVQVAFSAVVIGLAVAGSLAFGLGGRDWAAKKLEQLDKD
- a CDS encoding stage II sporulation protein M, which produces MNTPAVGSWLGPAAMSAPTDIESAALRSDRFRLEREGDWTRLEEIVVSMEKGGLRRVDDDDLLALPTLYRTAASSLSVARETSLDAATLNYLESLVQRAWFQVYGPRKGFFSWFREFLFGGWSRAVREIWLDICIALFVMVAGAIVGWLLVVQDTDWYYRLVSIQMADTRVPGASKDALLETLEVTENADGLSTFAASLFSNNAGVCILAFALGFAFGVPSLMLLVHNMAMLGAMLWLFAEAGLITEFSAWLSVHGTTELFGILLAGAAGLHIGRSMAFPGDRSVLEAASESGRRSAVVMVGVVIMMVIAALLEAFPRQLVEGAQSRFIIGGSFLAFWLAYFFLYFPQRLKGGPAEQDA
- a CDS encoding isoaspartyl peptidase/L-asparaginase family protein, which gives rise to MADLSLGGLSAARVNADNGEPTWSIAIHGGAGTLDRDRMTPERRAAYEAALQEALDAGAAILADGGSAMDAIQAAILPMEDNPLFNAGRGAVFTWEERNELDASIMDGRDRSAGAVTGVTTVRNPILLADRVRTNSPHVFLMGGGAEQFASEQGFDVTPPEWFATEARRRSLERMRERQLSALDVDHKFGTVGAVALDQDGNMAAGTSTGGMTGKRWGRIGDAPVIGAGTYADNRSCAVSATGWGEYFIRVGVAQEICTRLRYQIRVEALEAQLSVPHDENGPTYIVHASELAMGVDIFQEVADDVMAEVKELGGDGGIILVTPEGHALYSFNTSGMYRGRATSNGVNEVAIFADE
- the bla gene encoding class A beta-lactamase produces the protein MTYNRRSILSSGLISLVALGGTLGLSGCIPPDQSPAGRFVAMLRIIEAQMGGALGVELFDTQTGLSIGLNSGMRFGHCSSFKLSLAALVLARNAAGADDADRIVTWEESDLMFVSPFTTERLNEGASLRELAEFTQKYSDNAAANILLREVGGPAALTAFWRSIGDGTSRLDRIEPHLNNVPSTEIRDTTTPSVMARTVAKLIYGDVLPDAEKATLRQWMVDTSTGTRRVRAGLPGDWRAGDKTGTSIWPGMGSLYVDIGFVENPSRGPITFATYLRMPNESDGIDPAAEAALAQVGEVLTKFAEEPGMFPI
- a CDS encoding fatty acid desaturase; the encoded protein is MTIQSTILPDDLSSLSDAELRKLENAVARKHSGMVPWLAVIWAFGNLAVWLSLWPLVFSGLLPLWAAFPIATVNMALVYLPTHEAQHDIIGRPGTRLRWLNEMVGHATSWMMLMPFQVLRITHLDHHRHTNDPEKDVDITSMAPGPWSAIWYAIQGRQPRAKRNEDYSAAVIRAGRPELLLLALAYRLGFIVILGALAWNGYALEALFLWWLPYQIAMTYLVFFLSWAPHHPGSHQTRYTNTRSWRSKVGNIGSMGMQFHIVHHLHPYIPLDRTPAAYHEMRPILEARGCRLGEN
- a CDS encoding RDD family protein is translated as MSGAAPSDLAFRRARTLITPEGIPLPVTVASRGSRLGALILDIMILAAGQIAILLFLLFAFGGVLEEMEASPDDRISGAAEFLVIIIILFVFVARYGYFLSLELGPRGATLGKRALGIRVAARKGGRLTPEAIVARNLLRDIELFFPLTFIMVTTFSSIANVDAGGATWAALLWFMIFMAFPFFNKDALRAGDVIAGTWVVEAPRTKLAEALSTHGAAVEGSSEVTGAQYQFGEDELAVYGEHELQTLERMLRDAQPDALAAVHDTICRKIGWDPGAGDERAFLEAFYAQLRAKLEGDMRFGKRKADKFS